The following proteins come from a genomic window of Bradyrhizobium paxllaeri:
- a CDS encoding baseplate J/gp47 family protein, producing MARLGVIELDQLPAMQVLEKLDSESILSARMAQFVALWKSHDPPAGAEYDVENLEFDPIKITQEASTYFELLVRDRVNQAAKAVTLAFASGSDLDAIGSRYPGGMPRLSGESDDHYRMRIWLSANTLSPHGVYESYVFWALTADKTLRDATAVAQRGTPNVAITIMADGTPVKANAAKNGITTFPSPTPTIPQIDVVRSYVENSSRKALTDVVSVRAPKIVKTNYKIDVWLFPSWDVDLMMPELYVAAAELIEKQRWLGYSHTIDSIDAALKRSGVYKIKVIEPAADVEIDRHEAVQVGQVTIRYAGRGGFEEPTEPT from the coding sequence ATGGCCAGACTTGGTGTCATTGAGCTTGATCAGCTGCCGGCGATGCAGGTGCTGGAGAAGCTGGACTCGGAGTCCATCCTTTCCGCGCGCATGGCGCAGTTCGTTGCGCTCTGGAAGAGCCACGATCCGCCGGCGGGCGCCGAGTACGACGTCGAGAACCTTGAGTTCGATCCGATCAAGATCACGCAGGAAGCCTCAACCTATTTCGAGCTTCTGGTGCGCGACCGCGTCAACCAGGCGGCCAAGGCGGTCACGTTGGCGTTTGCATCGGGGTCGGACCTGGATGCGATCGGCTCGCGCTATCCCGGCGGCATGCCTCGGTTGTCGGGCGAGAGTGATGACCACTATCGCATGCGCATCTGGCTCTCGGCCAACACGCTTTCGCCGCATGGCGTCTATGAGAGTTATGTCTTTTGGGCGCTGACCGCCGACAAGACGCTGCGCGATGCCACGGCGGTGGCGCAGCGCGGCACGCCGAACGTGGCGATCACCATCATGGCGGACGGCACGCCGGTGAAGGCCAATGCGGCGAAGAACGGCATCACCACGTTTCCGAGCCCGACGCCGACGATCCCGCAAATCGACGTGGTGCGTAGTTACGTCGAGAACAGTTCGCGCAAAGCGCTGACCGACGTCGTCAGCGTGCGCGCGCCGAAGATCGTCAAGACGAATTACAAGATCGACGTCTGGCTTTTCCCGAGTTGGGACGTCGACCTTATGATGCCAGAGCTTTATGTCGCGGCGGCCGAACTGATCGAGAAGCAGCGCTGGCTCGGCTACTCGCACACGATCGACTCGATCGACGCGGCGCTGAAGCGCTCCGGCGTCTACAAGATCAAGGTGATCGAGCCCGCGGCCGACGTCGAGATTGATCGCCATGAAGCGGTGCAGGTGGGGCAGGTCACGATCCGATATGCCGGCCGTGGCGGCTTCGAAGAGCCGACCGAGCCAACGTGA
- a CDS encoding DUF2190 family protein, protein MTRYFRGEGKTLRINAPAGGVVSGMGYIIGAAFGVAQVSAAQGVSVDLQLGEAHQLPKTANEAWPNIGASVYWDDANKVATLTAGANMKIGIVFETAAAADARGCVRLNGSF, encoded by the coding sequence ATGACCAGGTATTTTCGTGGCGAAGGCAAAACGCTGCGCATCAATGCGCCGGCCGGCGGCGTGGTGTCCGGCATGGGTTACATCATTGGCGCCGCATTCGGCGTTGCACAGGTATCGGCGGCACAAGGCGTGTCGGTTGACCTGCAGCTGGGCGAGGCCCACCAGCTGCCGAAGACCGCCAATGAGGCCTGGCCGAATATCGGCGCCTCCGTGTACTGGGACGACGCCAATAAGGTCGCGACGCTGACCGCCGGCGCAAACATGAAGATCGGCATCGTTTTCGAGACCGCCGCCGCCGCTGATGCACGGGGCTGCGTTCGCTTGAACGGGTCGTTCTGA
- a CDS encoding phage baseplate assembly protein V — protein MALDDIQKLIFEVADLKRRLGQMVRVGSVEEVKSGSGEQKLRMKLGKDGQGEDILSPWLHSSDHRGGAREEARYKKGQNVMLIAPNGDWRQAQIFPYAENDKHKRPDHATDSSESYQYEHLRESRTKTSHELWLADDESQQQGSGGEAGSGQGGGESQKVTDSDKSVALIRIGKKPKQKQQQQAGGASGAQEQQEEEEKPKGVLLLKFKESVTFQVGEKTFVKITDGKIDAYVDDSHSIIEAEKITHKSKVVVLQVEEKCLLGGEDASIQVKLCDDSCATKVYAI, from the coding sequence ATGGCGCTTGATGACATCCAGAAGCTGATTTTCGAGGTCGCTGATCTGAAGCGCCGGCTCGGCCAGATGGTGCGCGTCGGCTCGGTGGAAGAGGTCAAATCCGGCAGCGGTGAGCAGAAGCTGCGCATGAAGCTCGGCAAGGACGGCCAGGGCGAGGACATCCTGTCGCCCTGGCTGCACTCCTCTGACCATCGCGGTGGCGCGCGCGAAGAGGCGCGCTACAAGAAGGGTCAGAACGTGATGCTGATCGCGCCGAACGGCGATTGGCGCCAGGCGCAAATCTTCCCCTATGCGGAGAACGACAAGCACAAGCGACCGGATCACGCGACCGATTCCAGCGAGAGCTATCAATACGAGCACTTGCGCGAGTCCCGCACGAAGACCAGTCACGAATTGTGGTTGGCCGACGACGAAAGTCAGCAGCAAGGTTCGGGCGGCGAGGCGGGCAGCGGTCAAGGCGGTGGCGAAAGTCAGAAAGTCACGGACTCCGACAAGAGCGTCGCCCTGATCCGCATTGGTAAAAAGCCGAAACAGAAACAGCAGCAGCAAGCTGGCGGCGCGTCCGGCGCGCAAGAGCAGCAGGAAGAGGAAGAAAAGCCCAAGGGCGTCTTGCTTCTGAAGTTCAAGGAATCGGTCACGTTTCAGGTTGGCGAGAAGACCTTCGTCAAGATCACGGACGGCAAGATCGATGCCTATGTCGACGACTCGCACTCGATCATCGAAGCCGAGAAGATCACGCACAAGTCGAAGGTGGTCGTGCTGCAGGTCGAGGAGAAATGCCTGCTCGGCGGCGAGGATGCTTCGATCCAGGTGAAGCTTTGCGACGACAGCTGCGCAACCAAGGTCTATGCCATCTGA
- a CDS encoding prohead protease/major capsid protein fusion protein has protein sequence MPWSAKDAPKHNSKTKEKPALQKAWASAANAALEEYDGDESKAVATANKAVDQKIAAAGRTGGDLQTRARRRPLTEEEKAALEDEEIDPEEIEDQDEEDDEEDDDDETGRRPRRSAEPFDRNLDVLTRDVANANTTIKIKANSYDASTRTCDVMISTGARVRRMSWEGEFDELLDVSARSVRLQRLNAGAQFLDAHQAWRGLDAVLGAVVPGTARIEGRELWAKLKLSRNEKGDMLARNLMDGITVPVSVGYRTYREVIDATTSPPTRTAVDWEPFEVSYAPIPHENGAGIRSASDGLGPQHGENPMSVRNATGAATAPTEEEKRRAAEAAAAERSRRQEEERQRSASEEVAQRAVEEHSRYVEEMFALGTQGKFSHDEIMKAIRAKETVEAFSKRALANVANENNKRPTSGIHGNGFDGEDGSNGFFAGSRFVVGINRETHQRTEAMTEALARRIMASHRTPVIQTEAQADYVRRMGLTDEVVRSWQVLDGRQKPDVERTTQFLGASIVELAATCLGYTGSIRSADQGYELMRRAFMTTSDFPLVLENAMHKVLLSRYQLALPTYREIAVEKRFNDFRDHPMYRIGQFPMLEPINEAGEIRAGAAAESKESARVAPYGKYFPITRQVLVNDDMSAIDDIIGSAGTMVLNFENIEFYKMFNSNPVLKTDNKSVFHVDHKNLSASGNEPVPGAISLARAAMRKQTDIDNFPLNVQASILLIPGEHETRAEQLVATINASQTGAVNPFSGKLRPVVEGLITGHEWYLFANPQTIPNFVYGFLTGATGPRTATDEPFTVQGIRVKVEHDFGVGAIDYRGAYKDTGAAATTPSFPVTVVNADEIGSP, from the coding sequence ATGCCGTGGTCAGCGAAAGACGCTCCGAAGCACAACTCGAAGACGAAGGAAAAGCCCGCTCTGCAGAAGGCGTGGGCGTCAGCTGCGAACGCCGCGCTCGAAGAGTACGACGGCGACGAAAGCAAGGCGGTCGCGACGGCGAACAAGGCGGTCGACCAGAAGATTGCGGCGGCAGGACGCACCGGCGGCGACCTGCAGACGCGCGCCAGGCGCCGGCCTCTGACCGAGGAAGAGAAAGCGGCGCTGGAGGATGAAGAGATCGATCCCGAAGAGATCGAGGACCAAGACGAGGAAGACGACGAAGAAGACGACGATGACGAAACCGGTCGCCGTCCTCGACGCTCGGCCGAGCCGTTCGATCGTAACCTCGACGTCCTGACGCGTGACGTTGCCAATGCGAACACCACGATCAAGATCAAGGCGAATAGCTATGACGCGAGCACGCGCACCTGCGACGTCATGATCTCGACCGGCGCGCGCGTGCGTCGTATGTCCTGGGAAGGCGAGTTCGACGAACTGCTCGACGTCTCGGCGCGCTCAGTCAGGCTGCAGCGGCTCAATGCCGGTGCGCAATTCCTCGACGCGCACCAGGCCTGGCGCGGCCTCGACGCGGTGCTCGGCGCCGTCGTGCCAGGTACCGCGCGCATCGAAGGCCGCGAGCTTTGGGCCAAGCTCAAGCTGTCACGCAATGAAAAGGGCGACATGCTCGCCCGCAACCTGATGGATGGCATCACGGTGCCGGTGTCGGTCGGTTATCGCACCTATCGTGAAGTCATTGACGCGACGACGAGTCCGCCAACACGGACCGCCGTGGATTGGGAGCCGTTCGAAGTGTCTTACGCTCCTATCCCACATGAGAATGGCGCCGGCATTCGGTCTGCGTCGGATGGGCTTGGCCCGCAACACGGAGAAAATCCTATGTCCGTTAGAAATGCGACGGGCGCGGCCACCGCGCCCACTGAGGAAGAAAAGCGCCGCGCTGCGGAGGCTGCAGCCGCCGAACGGAGCAGGCGGCAGGAGGAAGAGCGCCAGCGCTCGGCGAGCGAAGAGGTCGCGCAGCGCGCGGTCGAAGAGCATTCCCGTTACGTCGAGGAAATGTTCGCGCTCGGCACGCAGGGCAAGTTCTCGCACGACGAAATCATGAAGGCAATTCGCGCAAAGGAGACCGTTGAAGCGTTCTCCAAGCGAGCGCTCGCCAACGTCGCCAACGAGAACAACAAGCGGCCGACTTCCGGCATTCACGGCAACGGTTTCGACGGTGAGGACGGCAGCAACGGCTTCTTTGCCGGCAGCCGCTTCGTGGTCGGTATCAACCGCGAAACGCATCAGCGCACCGAGGCCATGACCGAAGCGCTCGCGCGTCGCATCATGGCATCGCACCGCACGCCGGTGATCCAGACCGAGGCGCAAGCGGACTATGTCCGCCGCATGGGCCTGACCGACGAAGTGGTTCGGTCGTGGCAGGTTCTTGATGGGCGGCAGAAGCCGGACGTCGAGCGCACGACGCAATTCCTCGGCGCTTCGATCGTCGAGCTTGCCGCCACCTGCCTCGGCTATACCGGTTCGATCCGCTCGGCAGACCAGGGCTATGAACTGATGCGCCGCGCCTTCATGACCACCAGCGACTTCCCGCTGGTGCTGGAGAACGCGATGCACAAGGTGCTGTTGAGCCGCTATCAGCTGGCACTGCCGACCTATCGCGAGATCGCGGTCGAGAAACGGTTCAACGACTTCCGCGACCATCCGATGTATCGCATTGGGCAATTCCCGATGCTGGAGCCGATCAACGAGGCCGGTGAGATCAGGGCCGGCGCAGCGGCGGAAAGCAAGGAATCGGCCCGCGTCGCGCCTTATGGCAAGTACTTCCCGATCACCCGGCAAGTGCTGGTCAATGACGACATGAGCGCGATCGATGACATCATCGGCTCGGCCGGCACCATGGTGCTGAATTTCGAGAACATCGAATTCTATAAGATGTTCAATTCGAACCCGGTGCTGAAGACCGATAACAAGTCGGTCTTCCATGTCGACCATAAGAACCTGTCGGCAAGCGGCAATGAGCCGGTGCCAGGAGCGATCAGCCTCGCCCGTGCTGCGATGCGCAAGCAGACCGACATCGATAACTTCCCGCTGAATGTGCAGGCCTCGATCCTGCTCATTCCGGGCGAGCATGAGACCAGGGCCGAGCAGCTGGTCGCGACGATCAACGCGAGTCAAACCGGCGCGGTGAACCCGTTCTCCGGTAAGCTGCGCCCGGTCGTAGAGGGCCTGATCACTGGTCATGAGTGGTACCTGTTCGCGAACCCGCAGACGATTCCGAACTTCGTCTATGGCTTCCTGACTGGCGCGACCGGTCCGCGCACCGCAACGGATGAACCGTTCACGGTGCAGGGCATCCGCGTGAAGGTCGAGCACGACTTCGGTGTCGGCGCGATCGACTATCGCGGCGCCTACAAGGACACCGGTGCGGCGGCGACCACGCCATCCTTCCCGGTCACTGTCGTCAACGCTGACGAAATCGGCAGTCCGTAG
- a CDS encoding GPW/gp25 family protein: protein MADPIQYYDPDLAIWPDLIAGKVPLAPVRVGVDRRTGKVLVGWPHVQQSMGVIFSTRYHERVLRRYVGSFVPHLLGESALPRIITRFFWAIASAIDLWEPCYSIQRVLVGPDVSPETVRLGNFTFQNNGVYRPRGHLGDPTPEKRRAGGFVGRGEGLWDATA from the coding sequence ATGGCCGACCCCATCCAGTATTATGACCCGGACCTGGCGATCTGGCCGGACCTCATTGCCGGCAAGGTGCCGTTGGCGCCGGTGCGGGTCGGCGTCGATCGCCGCACTGGCAAGGTGCTGGTCGGTTGGCCGCACGTGCAGCAATCCATGGGCGTGATCTTCTCGACGCGGTACCATGAGCGCGTGCTGCGCCGCTATGTCGGCTCATTCGTGCCGCACCTGCTCGGCGAAAGCGCGCTGCCGCGCATCATCACCAGGTTCTTTTGGGCGATTGCCAGCGCGATCGACCTATGGGAGCCGTGCTATTCCATCCAGCGCGTACTGGTCGGTCCGGACGTCTCGCCCGAAACGGTGCGGCTCGGCAATTTCACCTTCCAGAATAACGGCGTGTATCGGCCGCGCGGCCACCTCGGCGATCCGACGCCGGAGAAGCGGCGCGCTGGCGGCTTCGTCGGTCGCGGCGAGGGGCTATGGGATGCAACCGCCTGA